In Gemmatimonadota bacterium, a single window of DNA contains:
- a CDS encoding BamA/TamA family outer membrane protein has protein sequence MKYLLRSPRYILLTMVYPLEKFAIQVEYAKLWIRYYKFFTNKAGTFGLFPYGQLGGETGTGIGARLFHTNILGRKNALTAHYIYSGEQGQFCEGLYIDPNLLDTGLIWKIQGGYLRTKNRNANINGAIDDDESRLFELKKVDVETSVEWCLKTDEVASIAPQFKMVGRLGFSQRNFMPVLGGLQPLSDPGSSPQARLLKGLGTIFKFYRFGLQVMYDDRDYKKPVRQLSHPPNYRFPGRMVTQLGDQFYFQRDIGFPERGGFITLEGDWVTGPDRIAFYKIRAEAARYITLFWKNRILVLHARVDKVRSVGDGFVPYTELIQLGGNESARGYTRGYFRGQGALQFNVEYRYPIWDYSNVFLFWDEAQIFDHFGDLRWGGFHSSWGGGIAFRTEVGLLGKIKIGHSTANRFLIGFTMSQAF, from the coding sequence CGCAAAACTGTGGATTCGTTACTATAAATTTTTCACCAATAAAGCGGGTACATTTGGTCTTTTCCCGTACGGGCAATTGGGAGGAGAAACAGGTACAGGGATTGGAGCGCGTCTTTTCCATACCAATATCCTGGGGCGCAAAAACGCATTGACTGCACACTATATCTATTCGGGCGAGCAGGGGCAATTTTGCGAAGGTCTGTATATTGACCCCAATCTATTGGACACGGGGCTTATTTGGAAAATTCAGGGTGGATATTTACGAACCAAAAATAGAAATGCCAATATAAACGGCGCAATAGATGACGACGAGTCGAGGCTTTTTGAACTCAAAAAAGTTGATGTTGAGACCTCTGTTGAATGGTGTTTGAAAACGGATGAGGTCGCGTCTATAGCGCCGCAGTTTAAAATGGTGGGCAGGCTCGGGTTTTCGCAGCGCAATTTTATGCCTGTATTGGGTGGATTGCAACCGCTTTCCGACCCGGGATCATCACCACAGGCACGCCTGCTTAAAGGGTTGGGTACAATATTCAAATTTTATCGCTTTGGACTTCAGGTGATGTATGATGACCGCGATTATAAAAAACCAGTTCGCCAGCTTTCACATCCTCCCAATTATCGATTTCCAGGCAGGATGGTTACACAACTTGGAGATCAGTTTTATTTTCAGCGAGATATTGGCTTTCCCGAACGCGGTGGATTTATCACTTTAGAAGGCGACTGGGTGACAGGCCCTGATCGCATTGCGTTCTACAAGATACGCGCCGAAGCTGCCCGTTATATCACGCTGTTCTGGAAGAACCGAATTCTGGTTCTGCACGCACGGGTGGATAAAGTGCGGTCAGTGGGGGATGGATTTGTTCCTTATACCGAGTTGATTCAATTGGGCGGCAATGAATCGGCACGCGGATACACGCGCGGTTATTTTCGCGGACAGGGTGCATTGCAATTTAATGTGGAGTATCGATATCCAATATGGGATTATTCGAATGTGTTTTTGTTTTGGGATGAAGCGCAAATTTTTGACCATTTTGGCGATTTGAGGTGGGGAGGGTTCCATTCTTCGTGGGGTGGCGGCATTGCATTTCGCACGGAGGTCGGTTTGCTCGGCAAAATCAAAATTGGGCATAGTACTGCCAATCGTTTCCTCATCGGATTTACGATGAGTCAGGCATTTTAG